One stretch of Oncorhynchus keta strain PuntledgeMale-10-30-2019 chromosome 18, Oket_V2, whole genome shotgun sequence DNA includes these proteins:
- the LOC118397490 gene encoding cell adhesion molecule DSCAM-like isoform X2 — MWIFAVIFFQSILNVFSEDLRSSLYFVNASLQEVVFASTTGTLVPCPAAGVPPASLRWYLATEEEIYDVPGIRHVHPNGTLQIFNFLPSSFSKLIHDNTYYCTAENPSGKIRSQDVHIKAVFREPYTVRVEDQKAMRGNVAVFKCIIPASVEAYVTVVSWEKDTVSLSSGPRFLITTTGALYILDVQNEDGLYNYRCTTRHRYTGETRQSNSARLFVSDPTNSEPGILDGFDRREVMASHRVELPCKASGHPMPKYRWLKDNSPLEPDTRFHQSVTGLLIESAQPTDSGTYVCEVWNSYGNAEVVGRLLVKQPLKAVVSPRKVKGSVGSKVSLHCSVSGSDEYELSWYRNGEIIYPGNNVRITGISRENLIMEGMAKSDGGAYQCFARKNKMSAQDFVPVILEDGTPKILSSFSEKVVNPNEPVFLVCNVKGTPPPSCTWNLDDDPVIKDNHHHPGHYETNEGHVVSQLNITHTKEVDGGVYRCTCRNSAGAVYHQARINVRGAASIRPMKNITAIAGRDAYVHCRVIGYPYYSIKWYKNSHLLPFNHRQRAFENNGTLKLSNVQELDQGEYNCRVLVKPHQETNQSVHLSVKVPPYIQPFAFQRFSIGQRVFIPCVVMSGDQPLDITWQKDGRPIPASLGVTIDNIEFTSSLRISNLSPDHNGNYTCIARNEAAAVEHQSQLIVRVPPQFVVQPTDQDGIYGKTVTLNCSAEGYPRPTLVWKHSKGNGVPQFQPIALNSGSRIQLLVNGSLLIKHVLEEDSGYYLCKVSNDVGADVSKSMYLTVKIPAMITSYPNTTMATVGQQKEMSCTAHGEKPIMVRWEKEERIINPETSRYTVAVKEVADEVISTLKILPSVREDSGFFSCHAINSYGEDRGIIQLTVQEPPDPPEVEIREVRDRTIALRWTMGFDGNSPITGYDIECKNKSASWNSAQITKDVSPQLNQATIIDLHPSSTYNIRIFAKNDIGKSDTSNELTITTDEAAPDGPPQEVQLEATSPQSIKVTWKAPHKHLQNGVIRGYQVGYREYSSGGSFQFNIISMDTTGDSSESITLDNLRKFTEYGVVVQAANRAGTGPSSQEVITKTLEDVPSRPPENVLAMAKSPEVISLSWLTLPKEALNGNLQGYRVIYWANLPDGELGEIRNVTTSYPSLELDGLEKYTNYSIQVLAFTRAGDGVRSEQIFTRTKEDIPGPPAGVKAAASTSSVVFVSWLPPLKLNGIIRKYIVFCSNHPTVMSEFEASPDVYFYRVPNLARNRKYSIWVVAVTAAGRGNSSETITVEPRAKAPARILTFNGTVTTPWMRDIILPCKAVGDPPPTIKWLKGNNGTPAPVLIDGRHSVHSNASFIIRTVKAEDSGNYSCVASNNWGSDEITLNLQVQVPPDQPRLTVTKTTTTSITLSWIPGDNGGSSIRGYILQYSEDNSEQWGSFPISPSERSYRLENLKCGTWYKFTLTAQNGVGPGRISEIIEAKTHGKEPQFAKEHELFASINSTRVRLNLIGWNNGGCPITSFTLEYHPMDTATWTTAQRTSLTKSYILYDLAEATWYELQMKVVNSAGSAEKKIMFATLNADGSTIPPLLKTVDPITDNMSGNEGLKMMVTITCILVAAVMVFILLMVLKRRRREQRLKRLRDAKSLAEMLMSKNTRTPDTSNKQQTMRMHIDIPRAQLLIEERDTMEIIDDRSTVLLTDNDFGETSKQKSSTVTHTVHYQSLSQATGPLVDVSDARPGTNPTARRTAKAGPAASRNRYASQWTLNRPQPPTSSHTLSTDWRLPTPRAAGSVDKESDSYSVSPSQDTDRARSSMVSTESASSTYEELARAYEHAKMEEHLRHAKFTITECFISDTSSEQMTAGTNDYTDSLASSTPSESGICRFTASPPKPQDISRVMNMAAPKAHRPGGELVHLPPYLRMDFLLNRGSVSGGRGSNGGNGGGEAVALGQACLEPQKSRTLKRPPLLEPTPMEVPTSREVQQWQPGTASTLPQREPTGREATGDLAQAQAAKLSSSQESLLDSRGHLKQSNNPYAKSYTLV; from the exons GACCTAGATTTCTCATCACAACCACAGGAGCCTTGTATATTCTGGATGTCCAGAATGAGGATGGATTGTATAACTACCGCTGCACCACACGGCATCGCTACACGGGCGAGACCAGGCAAAGCAACAGCGCCCGGCTTTTTGTGTCAG ATCCCACTAACTCAGAGCCGGGGATTCTGGATGGCTTTGACCGTCGGGAGGTCATGGCGTCCCATCGGGTAGAGCTGCCCTGTAAGGCGTCGGGCCATCCCATGCCCAAGTACCGCTGGCTGAAGGACAACAGCCCCCTGGAGCCCGACACACGTTTCCACCAGAGTGTCACTGGCTTGCTGATAGAGAGCGCCCAGCCCACCGACTCTGGCACCTACGTGTGTGAGGTGTGGAACAGCTATGGCAACGCTGAGGTGGTGGGCCGGCTGCTTGTCAAAC AGCCCCTGAAGGCGGTGGTCAGCCCACGAAAGGTGAAGGGCAGCGTGGGGAGTAAGGTGTCCTTGCATTGCAGTGTCAGTGGCTCGGATGAGTACGAGCTGTCGTGGTACCGTAACGGAGAGATCATCTACCCCGGAAACAACGTGCGGATCACAGGCATCAGCAGGGAGAACCTGATCATGGAGGGCATGGCCAAGAGCGACGGAGGGGCCTACCAATGTTTCGCCAGGAAGAACAAAATGTCCGCTCAGGATTTTGTTCCGGTCATCTTGGAGG ACGGCACTCCGAAGATTCTGTCCTCCTTCAGTGAGAAGGTGGTCAACCCCAACGAACCGGTCTTCCTGGTGTGTAACGTCAAAggcactccccctccctcctgcacCTGGAACCTGGACGACGACCCGGTCATCAAGgacaaccaccaccaccccgGCCACTACGAGACCAACGAGGGCCACGTGGTCAGCCAGCTGAACATCACTCACACTAAGGAGGTGGACGGAGGGGTGTATCGCTGCACCTGCAGGAACTCAGCTGGGGCAGTCTACCACCAGGCTCGAATAAACGTAAGAG GGGCTGCCAGCATCCGTCCAATGAAAAACATCACGGCCATCGCAGGGCGGGACGCGTACGTCCACTGTCGCGTTATTGGCTACCCGTATTATTCCATCAAGTGGTATAAGAACTCCCACCTGCTCCCCTTCAACCACAGGCAGAGGGCTTTTGAGAACAACGGCACTCTGAAGCTGTCTAACGTGCAGGAGCTGGACCAGGGAGAGTACAATTGCAGGGTATTGGTCAAACCTCACCAAGAGACCAATCAGAGCGTCCATCTCAGTGTCAAAG tTCCACCGTACATCCAGCCCTTTGCATTCCAGCGGTTCTCCATTGGCCAGCGTGTCTTCATCCCCTGCGTGGTAATGTCAGGTGACCAGCCCCTGGACATCACATGGCAAAAGGACGGGCGGCCAATCCCTGCCAGTCTGGGGGTCACCATTGACAACATAGAGTTCACCAGCTCACTGCGGATCTCCAACCTGTCCCCAGACCACAACGGAAACTACACCTGCATTGCGCGCAACGAGGCTGCAGCCGTTGAGCACCAGAGTCAGCTCATTGTCAGGG TTCCTCCCCAGTTTGTGGTGCAGCCCACAGACCAGGATGGGATCTATGGCAAAACTGTGACCCTCAACTGCTCTGCTGAGGGTTATCCACGCCCCACCCTCGTATGGAAACACTCCAAAG GTAACGGGGTTCCCCAGTTCCAGCCCATCGCCCTGAACTCTGGCTCCCGTATCCAGCTGCTGGTCAACGGCTCTCTGCTAATCAAACACGTGCTAGAGGAGGACAGCGGCTACTACCTGTGTAAGGTCAGCAACGATGTGGGAGCTGACGTTAGCAAGTCCATGTACCTCACCGTCAAAA tcccagCCATGATCACGTCGtaccccaacaccaccatggcCACGGTGGGCCAGCAGAAGGAGATGAGCTGCACGGCCCACGGGGAGAAGCCCATCATGGTGCGCTGGGAGAAGGAGGAACGCATCATCAACCCAGAGACCAGCCGCTACACCGTCGCGGTCAAAGAGGTGGCTGACGAGGTCATCTCCACTCTGAAG ATTTTGCCCAGTGTTCGGGAAGATTCTGGATTCTTCTCCTGCCATGCCATCAACTCCTatggtgaagacagagggatcaTTCAGTTAACAGTACAAG AACCTCCAGACCCTCCCGAGGTGGAGATCCGAGAGGTCAGAGACCGGACCATTGCCCTCCGCTGGACCATGGGCTTCGACGGAAACAGCCCCATCACAGGATATGACATTGAGTGCAAGAACAAATCAG CCTCGTGGAATTCAGCCCAGATAACAAAAGACGTGTCCCCCCAGCTGAACCAGGCCACCATTATAGACCTGCACCCCTCCTCCACCTACAACATCCGCATTTTTGCCAAGAACGACATCGGCAAGAGCGATACCAGCAACGAGCTCACTATCACCACTGACGAAGCAG CCCCCGATGGCCCCCCACAAGAAGTACAACTGGAGGCCACCTCTCCACAAAGCATCAAAGTCACCTGGAAG gccCCCCACAAGCACCTTCAGAATGGGGTGATCCGGGGCTACCAGGTGGGTTACAGAGAGTACAGCTCTGGAGGCAGCTTCCAGTTTAACATCATCAGCATGGACACCACAGGGGACAGCAGCGAGAGCATCACCCTGGACAACCTGAGGAAGTTCACTGAGTATGGGGTGGTGGTGCAGGCGGCTAACCGTGCAGGCACCGGGCCCTCCTCTCAGGAGGTCATCACCAAAACACTGGAGGATG TCCCCTCGCGTCCCCCTGAGAATGTCCTGGCCATGGCCAAGTCTCCAGAAGTCATCTCTCTTTCCTGGTTGACCCTGCCCAAAGAGGCCCTCAATGGAAACCTGCAGGGCTACAGAGTCATCTACTGGGCCAATCTGCCAGATGGAG AGTTGGGAGAGATCAGGAACGTGACCACCTCCTACCCGTCTCTGGAACTGGATGGTCTGGAGAAATACACCAACTACAGCATCCAGGTTCTGGCCTTCACCCGGGCCGGGGACGGGGTGCGCAGCGAGCAGATCTTCACCCGGACCAAGGAAGACA tCCCTGGGCCTCCAGCGGGGGTTAAGGCCGCAGCCTCCACCAGCTCCGTGGTGTTTGTgtcctggctccctcctctcaaACTCAACGGCATCATTAGGAAGTACATCGTCTTCTGCTCCAACCACCCCACT gtGATGAGTGAGTTTGAGGCTTCTCCTGATGTATATTTCTACAGAGTGCCAAACCTGGCCCGCAACAGGAAGTACAGCATCTGGGTGGTTGCCGTGACAGCCGCTGGGCGAGGCAACAGCAGTGAGACCATCACAGTGGAACCCCGGGCCAAAG CTCCGGCCAGGATCCTGACGTTCAACGGAACAGTGACTACACCCTGGATGAGGGACATCATTCTGCCCTGCAAGGCGGTCGGAGATCCACCCCCCACCATCAAGTGGCTGAAGGGAAA CAATGGTACCCCTGCTCCTGTTCTGATTGACGGACGCCACAGTGTCCATAGCAACGCTAGTTTCATCATCCGGACGGTGAAAGCAGAGGACTCTGGGAACTACAGCTGTGTGGCCAGCAACAACTGGGGCTCTGATGAAATCACGCTGAACCTGCAGGTTCAag TTCCTCCAGACCAACCACGCCTCACAGTTACCAAGACAACTACCACGTCAATCACTCTGTCCTGGATACCTGGGGACAATGGAGGAAGCTCCATCAGAG GCTACATCCTGCAGTACTCAGAGGACAACAGTGAGCAGTGGGGCAGCTTTCCCATCAGCCCTAGTGAGCGGTCGTACCGTCTGGAGAACCTGAAGTGTGGCACCTGGTACAAGTTCACCCTGACTGCTCAGAACGGAGTGGGCCCCGGACGCATCAGTGAGATCATTGAAGCAAAGACCCACGGAAAAG AGCCCCAGTTTGCCAAAGAACATGAGCTGTTTGCCAGCATCAACTCCACCCGGGTCAGGCTCAATCTAATTGGGTGGAACAATGGTGGCTGCCCAATCACCTCGTTCACCCTGGAGTACCATCCGATGGACACGGCAACGTGGACCACGGCTCAGCGCACCTCCCTAACCAAGAGCTACATCCTGTATGACCTGGCGGAGGCAACCTGGTACGAGCTGCAGATGAAAGTGGTCAATAGCGCCGGCTCCGCTGAGAAGAAGATCATGTTCGCCACGCTCAACGCCGATGGAA GCACCATCCCTCCTCTGTTGAAGACAGTGGACCCCATCACAGACAACATGTCAGGCAACGAGGGGCTGAAGATGATGGTGACCATCACCTGTATCCTGGTGGCTGCTGTCATGGTCTTCATCCTCCTGATGgtgctgaagaggaggaggagggagcagaggctCAAGAGGCTACGCG ATGCAAAAAGCCTGGCAGAAATGCTGATGAG TAAAAACACACGGACACCAGACACATCCAACAAGCAGCAGACCATGAGAATGCACATCGATATCCCCCGAGCCCAGCTGCTCATCGAGGAGAGAGATACTATGGAGATTATTG ACGACAGGTCGACGGTGCTGCTGACTGATAATGACTTTGGGGAGACGTCCAAACAGAAGTCGTCCACGGTCACGCACACAGTCCACTACCAGTCCCTGTCGCAGGCCACCGGCCCACTGGTGGACGTCTCCGACGCCCGGCCTGGAACCA ACCCCACAGCACGCCGCACTGCCAAAGCAGGCCCTGCAGCCAGCAGGAACCGCTATGCCAGCCAGTGGACCCTGAACCGGCCACAACCACCCACCTCCTCCCACACCCTGAGCACAGACTGGAGACTGCCCACACCGCGTGCTGCCGGCTCTGTGGACAAGGAGAGTGACAGCTACAGCGTCAGCCCATCGCAGGACACAG ACCGCGCGCGGAGCAGCATGGTGTCGACGGAGAGCGCGTCGTCCACGTACGAGGAGCTGGCCCGGGCCTACGAGCACGCCAAGATGGAGGAGCACCTGCGGCACGCCAAGTTCACTATCACAGAGTGCTTCATCTCCGACACCTCCTCGGAGCAAATGACGGCCGGCACCAACGACTACACAGACAGCCTGGCATCTAGCACGCCGTCTGAGTCAGGCATCTGCAGGTTCACAGCCTCCCCGCCCAAGCCTCAGGACATCAGCCGGGTCATGAACATGGCCGCACCAAAGGCCCACAGACCGG GTGGAGAGCTGGTGCACCTGCCCCCGTACCTACGCATGGACTTCCTGTTAAACCGTGGCTCTGTGTCGGGAGGCCGGGGGTCCAACGGTGGTAACgggggaggggaggcagtggCGTTGGGCCAGGCGTGTCTGGAGCCCCAGAAGAGCCGCACCCTGAAACGGCCCCCGCTCCTGGAGCCCACACCCATGGAGGTGCCCACGTCCAGGGAGGTGCAGCAGTGGCAGCCAGGGACTGCCTCCACCCTGCCCCAGCGTGAGCCCACTGGCCGTGAGGCCACCGGAGACCTGGCCCAGGCACAGGCCGCCAAGCTCAGTAGCTCACAGGAGTCCCTGCTAGATTCCAGAGGACACTTAAAACAGAGCAACAACCCCTACGCAAAGTCCTACACACTGGTATAA